A DNA window from Arachis hypogaea cultivar Tifrunner chromosome 18, arahy.Tifrunner.gnm2.J5K5, whole genome shotgun sequence contains the following coding sequences:
- the LOC112772453 gene encoding beta-glucosidase 12, translating to MMWFKGVLVVFIVSVALFKWVASLNSSSFPADFLFGTASAAHQIEGATYEGGKSQSNWDNFTHKYPGKIFDHSNADIATDSYHRYKEDVGLMKDIGFQAYRFSVSWSRILPSGHLKDGVNQEGITYYNNLINELLSNGLQPFITLFHWELPQALEDEYGGFLSPKIVEDFADFAEVCFREFGDRVKHWITLNEPLPVSLQGYAHGMFPPARCSKWIRPDCEAGDSSTEPYIVSHYQLLAHAAAVNVYRDKFQSSQKGEIGIALSVPWIMPLSPSKADVDAVSRVLAFFDEWYMGPLYNGEYPAVMVEKLGDRLPKFSKRESAMIKGSFDFLGLNYYTATYVGDIPCQRENLTFLADFCALFSATRDGIPIGPQTATDWLYSYPQGILDLLEYTQEKYGDPIIYITENGINEPNDGTKALDDNFRIDFIVQHLSYIEKAIRNGIKVKGYFVWSLLDNFEWSYGYTVRWGIIHVDFKNDLKRYYKQSALWFKRFLHQ from the exons ATGATGTGGTTTAAGGGTGTTCTTGTTGTGTTTATTGTTTCTGTGGCCTTGTTTAAATGGGTAGCTTCTCTTAATTCTAGTAGCTTCCCTGCAGATTTTCTATTTGGTACAGCATCTGCAGCTCATCAG ATTGAAGGTGCAACGTATGAAGGTGGCAAGAGCCAAAGCAATTGGGACAATTTCACACATAAATACCCTG GTAAAATTTTCGACCACAGTAATGCAGATATTGCAACTGACTCATACCATCGCTACAAG gaAGATGTTGGTTTGATGAAGGATATTGGATTTCAAGCCTACAGATTTTCAGTTTCCTGGTCAAGAATTTTGCCAA GTGGACACTTAAAGGATGGAGTTAACCAAGAAGGCATCACATATTACAACAATCTCATAAATGAACTTCTATCAAATG GCCTACAACCTTTTATAACATTATTCCACTGGGAACTACCTCAGGCTCTTGAAGATGAATATGGTGGTTTTCTGAGCCCAAAAATTGT cGAAGATTTTGCAGATTTTGCAGAAGTATGCTTTAGAGAATTTGGTGACAGAGTTAAACATTGGATTACTTTGAATGAACCACTACCCGTTAGCCTGCAAGGTTATGCGCATGGTATGTTCCCACCTGCAAGATGTTCAAAGTGGATACGCCCAGATTGTGAAGCAGGTGATTCAAGTACAGAGCCCTATATAGTTTCACACTATCAACTCCTTGCTCATGCCGCCGCTGTCAATGTTTATAGGGACAAATTCCAG AGTTCTCAAAAGGGTGAAATTGGGATAGCCTTAAGTGTTCCTTGGATTATGCCACTCTCACCATCAAAAGCTGATGTAGACGCAGTATCTCGTGTCCTTGCTTTCTTCGATGAGTG GTACATGGGTCCATTGTACAATGGTGAATATCCTGCTGTAATGGTTGAGAAACTTGGAGATCGTTTGCCAAAGTTTTCTAAGAGGGAATCCGCAATGATTAAAGGGTCCTTCGATTTCTTAGGATTAAACTATTACACTGCAACCTATGTGGGTGATATTCCTTGCCAGCGTGAAAATCTAACTTTTTTGGCAGACTTTTGCGCATTGTTCAGTG CTACGCGAGATGGAATTCCCATTGGTCCCCAG ACTGCCACAGATTGGTTGTACTCCTATCCTCAAGGAATACTAGACCTATTAGAGTACACCCAAGAGAAGTATGGTGATCCAATCATTTACATAACAGAAAATG GAATTAATGAGCCGAATGATGGTACAAAGGCTCTAGATGACAACTTTAGGATAGACTTTATTGTTCAGCACCTTTCATATATTGAAAAGGCCATAAG GAATGGCATCAAGGTGAAAGGATACTTTGTATGGTCATTATTGGATAATTTCGAGTGGTCTTATGGTTACACTGTTCGGTGGGGAATTATTCATGTAGATTTCAAGAATGATTTAAAAAGGTATTATAAACAATCAGCTTTGTGGTTCAAAAGGTTTCTTCATCAATGA